A genome region from Nycticebus coucang isolate mNycCou1 chromosome 4, mNycCou1.pri, whole genome shotgun sequence includes the following:
- the FOXN4 gene encoding forkhead box protein N4 yields the protein MIESDISSIMSGIIRNSGQNHHPSPQEYRLLATTGDDDLPGDLQSLSWLTAVDVPRLQQMASGRVDLGGPCVPHPHPGTLAGVADLHVGASPGPLLHGPAGMAPRGMLGLGPLTNHGARSMSHFPGGAQPLAGLQEPPQLYSPATQPQFPLPTGAQQCPSVGLYGSPFGVRPPYPQSHMAVHSSQELHPKHYPKPIYSYSCLIAMALKNSKTGSLPVSEIYSFMKEHFPYFKTAPDGWKNSVRHNLSLNKCFEKVENKMSGSSRKGCLWALNLARIDKMEEEMHKWKRKDLAAIHRSMANPEELDKLISDRPESCRRPGKIGEPEATVLPHATTVAVAHDCLTVSQLPPRPLMTLSLQSVPLHHQVQPQAHLAPDSPAPAQTPPLHALPDVSPSPLTHPAVGRVPVDFVNISTDMNTEVDALDPSIMDFALQGNLWEEMKDEGFSLDTLGAFGDSPLGYDLGASGLTPVSSSSDQSFPDLQVTGLYAAYSTPDNVATSATTSSSQYLGTAGNKPIALL from the exons GCTTTTAGCTACCACTGGCGATGACGATCTCCCTGGGGACCTGCAGTCGTTGTCTTGGCTTACAGCTGTGGACGTGCCTCGGCTGCAGCAGATGGCAAGTGGCCGTGTAGACCTGGGTGGCCCCTGTGTACCACATCCACACCCAG GCACCTTGGCTGGGGTGGCTGACTTGCATGTGGGAGCCTCCCCAGGTCCCCTACTCCATGGCCCAGCTGGCATGGCCCCCCGAGGCATGCTGGGCCTGGGCCCTTTAACCAACCATGGAGCCAGG TCGATGAGCCACTTCCCTGGGGGAGCCCAGCCCTTAGCCGGCCTGCAGGAGCCACCACAGCTGTACTCACCTGCCACCCAACCACAGTTCCCGCTCCCCACAGGCGCCCAGCAG TGCCCTTCTGTGGGCCTCTATGGCTCTCCATTTGGGGTACGGCCTCCCTATCCCCAGTCCCACATGGCTGTGCATTCATCGCAGGAGCTGCACCCCAAACACTATCCAAAGCCCATCTACTCATACAG CTGTCTGATCGCCATGGCCCTGAAGAACAGCAAGACAGGCAGCCTGCCTGTGAGTGAGATCTACAGCTTCATGAAGGAGCACTTCCCCTACTTCAAG ACAGCTCCTGATGGCTGGAAGAACTCTGTACGCCACAACCTGTCCCTGAACAAGTGCTTTGAGAAGGTGGAAAACAAGATGAGCGGCTCCTCACGCAAGGGCTGCCTATGGGCCCTGAACCTGGCCCGTATCGATAAGATGGAGGAGGAAATGCACAAATGGAAGAGAAAGGACCTGGCCGCCATCCACCGGAGCATGGCCAACCCCG AGGAGCTGGACAAGCTGATTTCCGACCGGCCTGAAAGCTGCCGGCGCCCTGGCAAAATTGGGGAGCCGGAGGCCACTGTGCTGCCTCACGCCACCACAGTGGCTGTGGCACATGACTGCCTGACTGTCTCCCAGCTTCCACCCCGGCCACTGATGACCCTGTCCCTGCAGTCGGTCCCCTTGCACCACCAGGTGCAGCCCCAGGCACACCTTGCTCCAGACTCTCCAGCGCCGGCCCAGACACCACCACTGCATGCCCTGCCGGACGTGAGCCCCAGCCCCCTCACCCACCCCGCTGTGGGGAGGGTACCCGTGGACTTCGTCAACATCAGCACTGACATGAACACTGAGGTGGACGCCCTGGACCCCAGCATCATGGACTTTGCCCTGCAGG GGAACCTGTGGGAGGAGATGAAGGACGAGGGCTTCAGCCTGGACACGCTGGGGGCCTTCGGAGACTCTCCGCTGGGCTATGACCTAGGGGCCTCGGGCCTGACCCCCGTCTCCAGCAGCAGCGACCAGTCCTTCCCAGACTTGCAGGTGACAGGTCTCTACGCTGCATATTCCACCCCGGACAATGTGGCCACTTCAGCCACCACCTCCTCTTCTCAGTACCTGGGCACAGCAGGGAACAAGCCTATAGCCCTGCTTTGA